The following coding sequences lie in one Alicyclobacillus curvatus genomic window:
- the map gene encoding type I methionyl aminopeptidase translates to MIRLKTKSEVDVIRRACQINSSVHEEVKKAIVPGITTKQLDAIAETRIRELGGRSSFREEYNFPGNICISVNDEIGHGVPSERILKSGDVVKVDIGVEYHGYHSDCAKTHLIGSGSREKRHLIRATEQALRDGLAVAKPGRHLSDVSDAIGRCVSRAGLTIVKKAHGHGIGTSLHEDPQVPNYGPPGHGPRLREGMVLAIEPVVVTGNPSTRLRADGWTEVSVDGSIGAHFEHTVYITGSGLEVLTAGQQAAASPSASLARFGLNWRQKKDSDNPGILYLAKAEMDAILLEAWGRPVQPDEVLRTPASSTFVLTNGQAEVKGFCVFSYRRPYLHLNTIVLDSSLHGSGVASEVMSLIRDEAEQAGMSGIELWVQTNNHRAIRFYQKLGFAATGQPYFRTLSMRKPL, encoded by the coding sequence GTGATCCGGCTAAAAACAAAATCTGAAGTAGATGTCATTCGGCGAGCTTGCCAAATCAATAGCAGTGTTCACGAGGAGGTTAAGAAAGCCATTGTTCCAGGTATCACGACCAAACAGCTGGACGCCATTGCAGAAACACGGATAAGGGAGCTTGGGGGCCGCTCCTCGTTTCGGGAGGAATACAACTTCCCTGGCAACATCTGCATCTCTGTGAATGATGAGATTGGACACGGCGTACCGAGTGAACGCATCCTGAAGAGCGGTGACGTCGTAAAAGTGGATATTGGTGTTGAGTACCATGGTTACCACAGTGATTGTGCGAAGACACATCTCATTGGATCGGGATCACGCGAAAAACGACACCTTATCCGAGCGACGGAACAGGCACTTCGTGACGGACTGGCGGTTGCCAAACCAGGGAGACATCTGTCTGACGTGTCAGACGCGATTGGACGCTGCGTTTCGCGCGCGGGATTGACGATTGTCAAGAAGGCGCACGGTCATGGGATTGGTACGAGTTTACACGAAGACCCACAGGTCCCGAACTACGGCCCCCCAGGGCACGGTCCGCGGCTCCGGGAGGGAATGGTTCTGGCCATTGAACCCGTGGTTGTCACTGGCAACCCGAGTACGAGACTACGTGCGGATGGCTGGACGGAGGTTAGTGTTGACGGATCGATTGGAGCACATTTCGAGCACACGGTGTACATTACGGGTTCGGGTCTGGAGGTCCTCACAGCGGGGCAGCAGGCGGCGGCTTCGCCAAGCGCATCACTTGCACGTTTTGGCCTTAATTGGCGGCAAAAGAAGGATTCGGACAATCCCGGGATATTGTATCTAGCGAAAGCTGAAATGGATGCTATTCTACTCGAAGCCTGGGGGCGGCCCGTCCAACCAGATGAAGTCCTCCGGACACCGGCCTCAAGTACATTTGTCTTGACTAATGGCCAAGCTGAGGTGAAAGGATTTTGTGTATTTTCGTATCGCCGACCGTATCTTCATCTCAATACAATTGTGCTTGACAGCTCTCTTCACGGCAGTGGTGTTGCGAGTGAAGTCATGAGCCTCATCCGAGACGAAGCAGAGCAGGCAGGGATGAGTGGCATTGAATTGTGGGTACAGACGAATAACCACAGGGCCATTCGCTTCTATCAAAAGCTAGGGTTTGCGGCCACTGGGCAGCCTTATTTCCGCACCTTATCGATGCGCAAGCCGCTATAA
- a CDS encoding bifunctional folylpolyglutamate synthase/dihydrofolate synthase: MVHYVLNLDDGAMRLTDRAFTDSGTAAINWIYSSYNRAKPYISHGLDRDTRHPEWTGRLLDAMGRPDAGMYNIAVTGSKGKGSHAILIAAMLQKMGFRVGLFTGPHLVNFMERFRLNGQIISEEAFVTYVDELKVIVEEWNLPANEYFGPVGLLAVVAAKWFADSDTDVNVFELGRGALHDDVNQIQHIGAVLTPVFLEHTKELGPTYADVGMEKSGVITHQTRWAFTHPQTATVQAILESRCAPSQSLFTLGDDIKVKGSTISGRTCAIDVQTGFGEFQVLLPAAEYHLADNVAVALAVAQRAALDKHPHLSLPARLDVTDLSLPGRLQTVSEHPRVVVDGTIHGRSAVLVRNYVREFKRIGERRGRVGAIIGIPADKDGAGVLKTLADEVDYVVICKAHNPHLQFDATLETVAHGLYADVTGVQYLEDALLVALQKLGSEDLLLVLGTQSLVGDAMRTFAVDTTSIWRKPSLMETRG; this comes from the coding sequence GTGGTACACTACGTTCTGAATCTTGATGACGGAGCGATGAGATTGACAGACCGGGCGTTTACGGATAGCGGCACCGCCGCCATCAACTGGATATATAGTTCCTATAACAGGGCCAAGCCCTATATCAGTCATGGGCTGGACAGAGACACTCGACATCCCGAGTGGACGGGCCGACTGCTGGATGCCATGGGCCGGCCGGACGCTGGGATGTACAATATTGCAGTCACGGGGAGCAAGGGGAAGGGCTCGCACGCCATCCTGATTGCGGCCATGCTTCAGAAGATGGGCTTTCGCGTGGGTCTGTTTACAGGTCCACACCTTGTCAACTTTATGGAGCGCTTTCGGCTGAACGGGCAAATCATCTCCGAAGAGGCTTTTGTCACCTACGTGGACGAGTTGAAAGTGATTGTTGAGGAGTGGAATTTGCCTGCAAATGAATACTTTGGGCCTGTTGGTCTGCTTGCGGTGGTTGCAGCCAAATGGTTTGCCGACAGTGACACGGATGTGAATGTTTTTGAACTGGGGCGCGGTGCTTTACATGACGACGTCAATCAGATTCAACACATCGGCGCCGTCCTGACGCCTGTGTTTCTCGAACACACAAAAGAACTCGGTCCAACCTATGCTGACGTCGGGATGGAAAAATCAGGTGTCATCACCCATCAGACAAGATGGGCCTTTACGCATCCGCAGACTGCGACGGTGCAGGCGATTTTAGAGTCACGCTGTGCACCAAGCCAGTCCCTGTTCACCCTCGGGGACGATATCAAGGTCAAGGGGTCCACCATAAGTGGCCGCACATGTGCCATCGATGTGCAAACGGGATTTGGTGAGTTCCAGGTTTTGCTGCCAGCGGCGGAGTACCATTTGGCCGACAACGTGGCTGTTGCACTGGCGGTTGCCCAGCGTGCAGCGCTGGACAAGCATCCGCATCTGTCGTTGCCAGCGCGGCTGGATGTGACAGATCTCTCCCTTCCAGGACGGCTCCAGACGGTATCGGAGCATCCGCGCGTTGTCGTCGACGGTACCATTCACGGGCGATCGGCTGTGCTTGTGAGAAATTACGTGAGAGAGTTCAAGCGGATCGGCGAGCGCCGAGGACGGGTTGGCGCCATTATCGGCATACCGGCGGACAAGGACGGAGCCGGTGTCCTGAAGACACTTGCGGATGAAGTGGACTACGTGGTGATTTGCAAAGCCCACAATCCACATCTTCAGTTCGATGCGACTTTAGAAACGGTGGCTCACGGCTTGTATGCAGATGTCACCGGTGTACAATATCTTGAGGATGCGCTGCTGGTAGCCCTTCAAAAACTAGGCTCAGAGGACTTACTGCTTGTGCTCGGGACACAATCACTGGTCGGCGACGCCATGAGAACGTTTGCTGTGGACACGACATCCATCTGGCGCAAACCATCACTCATGGAAACGCGCGGGTGA
- a CDS encoding manganese efflux pump, whose amino-acid sequence MGLNNALASIALGTSGIRRSKQLQIAFLFAVFEAIMPLLGILLGDEVARLIGNNARYIGVGLLAVVGIYFFLKAADAESEEVTQAGGLRGFKVVVLAIALSLDNLTVGFGLGMLNVPLTVAAIAFGFISLTMTYIGLEIGRFLGARIAVSADKLSGIVLIAVAGMMLIIH is encoded by the coding sequence ATGGGGCTGAACAATGCCTTGGCTTCCATCGCACTCGGAACATCAGGTATCAGACGGTCAAAGCAGCTGCAAATTGCGTTTTTGTTTGCTGTGTTTGAGGCCATCATGCCGCTCCTTGGCATCTTGCTGGGGGATGAAGTCGCAAGGCTGATTGGCAACAATGCCCGCTACATTGGTGTGGGTCTGCTCGCCGTGGTCGGGATTTACTTCTTCCTCAAAGCAGCTGATGCGGAGTCTGAAGAAGTGACACAGGCGGGAGGCTTACGGGGATTCAAAGTCGTCGTTTTGGCCATCGCGCTCAGTCTCGATAACCTCACGGTTGGATTTGGACTTGGCATGCTGAACGTTCCACTCACGGTTGCAGCCATCGCGTTCGGTTTCATCAGTCTGACGATGACGTATATTGGGCTCGAGATTGGCCGCTTTTTGGGAGCGAGAATTGCTGTTTCAGCGGACAAGCTGTCAGGAATTGTGCTCATTGCGGTTGCCGGTATGATGCTCATTATTCACTAA
- a CDS encoding phosphosulfolactate synthase → MNDSNWWELLSDPLPGRVEKPRLSGLTMVIDTGIPLSMLSDLLQMAADHVDYWKFGFASAGVCSPDSIRSKVSLCQEYGVFAYPGGTSLEIAIIQNVWEPYLQSLWKAGIRVVEVSDGTINLPVHTRRQIIRTAKDMGFTVLSEVGKKEEGSFLAIDEQVALIRGDLAAGAEYILVEGREGGESVGVYGPHGEVRSSDVDALANALGPLSTRLIWEAPQKKQQIYHIRRFGNRVNLGNVRPLDIVALESIRRGLRSDTFSLSLPEDDAPVMGKGDKGAAAEDARKPGAGSRPVLWKPNQSGRGGKRPSPDMQQRAQKEDLHRDDKPDAKA, encoded by the coding sequence GTGAATGACTCGAATTGGTGGGAACTACTCTCCGATCCGTTGCCGGGCCGTGTCGAAAAACCACGACTCTCCGGCTTGACGATGGTAATTGACACCGGAATACCCCTCTCGATGTTAAGTGATTTGCTACAAATGGCGGCCGATCACGTTGATTACTGGAAGTTCGGCTTCGCCAGTGCGGGAGTGTGCTCCCCTGACTCCATTCGCAGCAAAGTCAGCCTTTGCCAGGAGTACGGCGTATTTGCTTATCCGGGAGGTACGTCGCTCGAAATTGCTATCATACAAAACGTCTGGGAGCCCTACCTCCAGTCTCTGTGGAAAGCTGGCATTCGGGTGGTTGAGGTGTCCGATGGGACGATTAACCTCCCAGTTCACACGCGCCGCCAAATCATCCGTACGGCAAAGGACATGGGATTTACTGTACTCTCCGAGGTCGGTAAGAAAGAGGAAGGTTCGTTCCTGGCCATCGACGAACAAGTCGCCCTCATTCGAGGAGACCTTGCAGCGGGGGCAGAGTACATCCTCGTTGAAGGCCGTGAAGGTGGGGAGTCCGTCGGTGTCTATGGTCCGCATGGAGAGGTGCGGTCCTCTGATGTCGATGCACTTGCCAATGCCCTTGGGCCTCTGTCCACCCGTCTGATTTGGGAGGCACCTCAAAAGAAGCAGCAGATATACCATATTCGCAGGTTCGGCAACAGGGTTAATCTCGGCAATGTCAGGCCGCTCGACATTGTGGCTCTTGAGAGCATTCGGCGTGGCTTGCGCAGTGATACGTTCAGTTTGTCACTCCCAGAGGATGACGCGCCGGTCATGGGCAAAGGGGACAAAGGCGCTGCGGCGGAAGATGCACGCAAGCCAGGAGCTGGATCGAGACCTGTTCTGTGGAAACCGAACCAAAGTGGGCGTGGTGGAAAGCGGCCCTCACCGGACATGCAGCAACGTGCGCAAAAGGAAGACCTACACCGCGACGACAAGCCAGATGCCAAGGCCTGA
- the tpx gene encoding thiol peroxidase, giving the protein MAEHTFDFAGKKVTLQGPALKPGDKAPNFEVQANDLSMVTLANSSGKVRLISVVPSLDTGVCDAQTRRFNEEGAKLGDDVVILTISADLPFAQKRWCGAAGIDKVQTLSDHMTMSFAAAYGTYNADYRLESRAVFVVDASDTVTYVEYVPAAGQHPDYEAALAAAKAAK; this is encoded by the coding sequence ATGGCAGAACACACATTTGACTTTGCCGGCAAAAAAGTGACCCTGCAGGGCCCTGCGTTGAAACCTGGCGACAAGGCTCCGAACTTTGAGGTACAGGCGAACGACCTGTCCATGGTGACACTAGCTAACTCGAGTGGAAAAGTCCGCCTGATTAGCGTTGTGCCGTCACTTGATACGGGTGTCTGTGATGCACAAACCCGCAGGTTTAACGAAGAGGGCGCAAAACTCGGAGATGATGTTGTCATTCTGACCATCAGTGCCGATCTTCCATTTGCTCAGAAACGTTGGTGCGGAGCGGCCGGCATCGATAAGGTTCAGACACTGTCTGACCACATGACGATGTCTTTCGCAGCCGCTTATGGAACCTACAATGCGGACTATCGCTTGGAAAGCCGCGCTGTGTTCGTCGTCGATGCCAGCGACACGGTAACATACGTTGAGTACGTGCCTGCGGCTGGACAGCATCCGGATTACGAGGCAGCTCTCGCTGCCGCTAAAGCGGCAAAGTAA
- a CDS encoding HAMP domain-containing sensor histidine kinase yields MTTRGKVLLATTLLPLLSALTVMLWMHLFDTLGAWGDAGILGIWLIIGFGVGYTVTQPLLRRLYNLEEAAGLIAAGRLHHRIERVDEGDEISRIGRQFNLMAAQIEEQVRTLRRLAEENRLLAAEAEQLATVHERQRLARELHDSVSQQLFALAMLASSALKQEAKKSGTLASTISQISDIANAAQREMRALLLHLRPVELEGRRFDEAAKSFLSAVAERHNLKCTFIDKMEVPLEPAVEEQLFRMLQEAVSNVLKHAEASTVQVTWEPSGTACKLTIMDDGVGIPDLDDSGDSYGIRMMKERALALGGRCDFWRPAKGTAVEIQIPMIDGGESGV; encoded by the coding sequence ATGACGACACGAGGGAAGGTACTGCTCGCGACAACACTCCTACCGCTGCTCTCGGCCCTTACCGTGATGCTGTGGATGCATCTCTTTGACACACTGGGCGCGTGGGGGGATGCGGGGATTTTGGGCATCTGGCTCATCATCGGATTTGGCGTTGGGTACACAGTCACGCAACCGCTCCTGCGCCGCTTGTACAACCTTGAAGAAGCCGCTGGGTTGATTGCAGCAGGACGGTTGCACCACCGCATCGAGCGCGTCGACGAAGGCGATGAAATCTCGAGGATTGGTCGGCAGTTTAATCTGATGGCTGCACAGATTGAGGAACAAGTACGGACGCTGCGCAGGCTGGCTGAAGAGAATCGCCTGCTGGCGGCGGAAGCGGAACAACTTGCGACGGTGCATGAACGACAACGACTTGCCCGTGAACTCCATGACTCTGTAAGCCAGCAGTTGTTCGCATTGGCGATGCTAGCTTCCTCGGCGCTCAAGCAGGAAGCCAAGAAATCAGGTACATTGGCAAGCACAATCAGTCAGATTTCTGACATCGCCAATGCCGCGCAACGTGAAATGCGAGCTCTGTTGTTGCACTTGCGGCCCGTTGAACTTGAGGGCCGCCGGTTTGACGAAGCCGCAAAGAGCTTTTTGTCCGCTGTTGCCGAACGCCACAACTTGAAGTGTACGTTCATCGACAAGATGGAAGTGCCGCTTGAACCCGCTGTCGAGGAGCAGCTCTTTCGAATGCTTCAGGAAGCGGTATCGAACGTACTCAAACATGCTGAAGCTTCCACGGTTCAAGTCACTTGGGAGCCATCTGGCACGGCATGCAAATTGACGATTATGGACGACGGTGTAGGGATTCCGGACTTAGACGATAGCGGAGATTCGTATGGGATTCGCATGATGAAGGAACGGGCTTTGGCACTTGGCGGTAGGTGTGATTTCTGGCGCCCAGCGAAGGGAACAGCGGTTGAAATTCAGATTCCAATGATTGACGGAGGGGAATCAGGAGTATGA
- a CDS encoding response regulator transcription factor yields MTIRVLIADDHPLVRLGMRSFLETEGDIDVIGEAVNGQEAVDFATKEQPHVVLMDLLMPVMNGIDATKVIKSTASDIEVVILTSSLDDERMVQALRAGALSYILKTTPADEVAETLRRAARHESVLDPQVQQTLLGELRNPAGTKPWEELTDRERDVLHGIAAGRNNQEIADELGIGIKTVKTHVSNIFLKLDVLDRTQAAIYAIRNHLD; encoded by the coding sequence ATGACAATTCGGGTTCTAATTGCAGACGACCACCCACTAGTACGCCTCGGTATGCGCAGCTTCCTTGAAACAGAAGGAGACATCGATGTCATCGGTGAGGCAGTGAATGGACAAGAAGCTGTGGATTTTGCCACAAAGGAACAACCGCACGTGGTCTTGATGGACCTTCTCATGCCTGTCATGAACGGTATTGATGCCACAAAGGTCATTAAGAGTACGGCATCGGACATCGAGGTCGTCATTCTCACGAGCTCCCTCGACGATGAGCGGATGGTTCAGGCGCTGCGTGCAGGCGCTCTCAGCTACATTTTAAAGACCACTCCCGCGGACGAAGTTGCTGAAACACTGCGAAGGGCGGCGCGACATGAGTCCGTGTTGGACCCGCAAGTTCAGCAGACATTGCTTGGCGAGCTCCGCAATCCGGCGGGGACAAAGCCATGGGAGGAGCTAACGGATCGGGAACGGGATGTTTTGCACGGCATTGCAGCGGGTCGCAATAACCAAGAGATAGCGGATGAATTGGGAATTGGCATTAAGACCGTCAAGACCCACGTCAGCAATATCTTTCTGAAGCTCGACGTCTTAGATCGTACGCAGGCAGCGATTTACGCCATCAGAAACCATCTGGACTAA
- a CDS encoding citrate synthase (catalyzes the formation of citrate from acetyl-CoA and oxaloacetate): MAKDSQTSFVAGLEDVVANSSDICYVDGKEGRLIYQGYDIHDLINGKATFEEVIYLLWNGVLPNATELKQFTAQIAKERALKPEVLSFLKGVRKDANAMEVLRTAVSYAGIYDDDNGDESIEANVRKATRLVAQVPTIVTAYERIRQGLDPVEPDEALSMAASFFYLLTGTKPDEFTENAFNIALILHADHELNASTFSARVTAATLSDMYSAMTSAVGTLKGPLHGGANEQVMKMLLEVGSVDSVQSYIDEALANKKKIMGFGHRVYRTEDPRATHLRRLSKEAGERAGNTAWYEMSQVIERTVMDKKGLNPNVDFYSASMYYSLDLPLHLFTPIFACSRISGWTAHVLEQYRNNRLIRPRAEYTGATDLRYVPIDQR, from the coding sequence ATGGCCAAAGATTCTCAAACATCCTTTGTGGCGGGTCTAGAGGATGTTGTAGCAAACAGCTCAGACATCTGCTATGTGGACGGCAAGGAAGGTCGGTTGATTTATCAGGGATACGATATCCACGACCTCATCAATGGCAAAGCAACGTTCGAAGAAGTCATCTATCTCTTATGGAACGGCGTACTTCCAAATGCAACTGAGCTAAAACAGTTTACAGCACAGATTGCAAAAGAGCGCGCCCTCAAACCGGAAGTCCTCAGCTTTTTGAAAGGCGTTCGCAAGGACGCAAATGCCATGGAAGTGTTGAGGACCGCTGTATCCTACGCAGGCATCTATGATGATGACAACGGTGACGAATCGATTGAGGCAAATGTTCGCAAAGCGACGAGGTTGGTGGCGCAAGTCCCAACGATTGTAACGGCCTACGAGAGGATTCGCCAGGGACTTGACCCTGTAGAACCGGACGAAGCACTCAGCATGGCTGCCAGCTTTTTTTATTTGCTGACGGGTACAAAACCGGACGAGTTTACGGAGAATGCTTTTAACATTGCTCTTATTCTTCATGCCGACCATGAATTAAATGCTTCGACATTCTCTGCCCGCGTGACGGCTGCCACGTTATCTGATATGTATTCTGCAATGACCTCCGCTGTTGGAACTCTGAAAGGACCCTTGCACGGCGGAGCAAATGAGCAGGTCATGAAGATGTTATTAGAGGTAGGATCTGTGGACAGTGTGCAGTCGTACATCGACGAAGCACTAGCTAACAAAAAGAAAATTATGGGATTCGGGCATCGGGTATACCGAACAGAAGATCCGCGTGCAACGCACCTTCGCCGCTTGAGTAAAGAGGCGGGAGAGCGCGCAGGAAACACTGCATGGTACGAGATGTCTCAAGTCATCGAACGAACCGTGATGGATAAGAAAGGTCTAAACCCGAACGTAGACTTCTACTCGGCATCAATGTACTATTCGCTCGACTTGCCGCTGCACCTGTTCACGCCGATATTTGCCTGCAGTCGAATTTCAGGCTGGACTGCTCACGTGCTCGAGCAATATCGCAACAATCGACTCATCCGTCCGCGCGCTGAATACACCGGTGCAACAGACCTTCGCTACGTACCCATCGACCAGCGGTAA
- a CDS encoding alpha/beta-type small acid-soluble spore protein, whose product MAQGQSSNQYVAPNAQHALEQMKYEIASEFGVQLGANTTSRENGSVGGEITKRLVAFAEQSMGGRS is encoded by the coding sequence ATGGCACAAGGACAAAGCTCAAATCAGTACGTGGCACCAAATGCACAGCACGCTTTGGAGCAAATGAAATACGAGATTGCGTCTGAATTTGGCGTACAGTTGGGTGCGAACACAACGTCTCGAGAGAACGGCTCTGTCGGCGGTGAAATCACCAAGCGACTGGTCGCTTTTGCGGAACAGTCGATGGGTGGTCGCTCCTAA
- a CDS encoding alpha/beta-type small acid-soluble spore protein, producing the protein MAQGSNSNNYVAPNAGQALQQMKYEIASEFGVQLGANTTSRENGSVGGEITKRLVAFAEQSMGGRA; encoded by the coding sequence ATGGCACAGGGATCAAACTCCAATAACTACGTAGCACCAAACGCCGGACAGGCCCTGCAACAGATGAAGTACGAAATTGCTTCTGAGTTCGGTGTGCAACTCGGGGCCAACACGACCTCTCGTGAGAATGGTTCAGTGGGTGGAGAGATTACCAAGCGACTGGTCGCTTTTGCGGAACAGTCCATGGGTGGTCGCGCGTAA